DNA from Lagenorhynchus albirostris chromosome 3, mLagAlb1.1, whole genome shotgun sequence:
AGAAATTATGATCTCTTCAAGGTCAGACACCCTCCCCTGCCATGTTGCCCACGATGCTTGGCATGGGGCAGCCCAGTGCGGAAGGTAGAGGGTGACTGGGTTTGAATCCATCCCATCACTTCCTGCTGTGTGGCTTCTTTAAGCCTCAGGGGCCTCATCAGGGAAAGGGGATAATGACGATCATCTCATAGGGCTGCGGTGCAGGTAAAAGGGGCTCACCTATGAGACGCGTGCACTTAGCAGAGGGCCCTGGACCCTGAATGGGCTCAGTGTACGATACCGCTTGCCACTGGAGGCGGAGATGGCGCCGCCTCCTCCCGAACAGCCTTGCCTGCAAGCCCATCCTGTTTGAAGCAggactttcattctttcttactcACAGCACCATGTTTTCTTCAAAAGCACTCAGCCCAGTTTGTAATTATACGTGTTTGTTTACTtgtccatgagagcagggactgtgtctgtttCCCGCTTCTCCATCCCCAGCACCAAGGGCAGAAGCACAGTAAATGAAGCCTCCCCAGTCTTCTTCAGGCAGAGCAGGACCAGGACTTTCTGCCTTTTCTCAGAGCACTTGCCTTTCAGAACCCCGTGTGTTCCTCATCCCCCCTCCAGAGATGACCCTGCAGGTGGTGTAGCTGGGGAGGGCTGGGTACTATCTGCAGGCACAGAATAGATGGGGGGGCCCAAGGCTGGGTCCTGCACTCACCTTGGTGGCCGTGGTCCCTGATGGACGATGGGGTCATCCTGGACTGCTGCTGCCTTTCCTCCTGGCTGCAGCTGTTCGGCCTGTGGCCCCGCCTCCACACTAAGTCTCTACCAGAGCTCTTCTTCGGCCCTTCTCTCACCTGAGACGGGGCCTGACTTTCAGAGaggcctctctgcctccctcttctctccagtCCCACCTCCTTCTAGGTCTCCCCTGCCTCCTGCTCTCAGCTGAGACCAGGGCCCCCTGGCCTTGGCAGATGTGTGAGGCTGGGGGAGGCACTCTGAGTCCAGATGTGATTGTGTTTATGTTTCCAGAGAGTGAGGGGTCGGAGCTCTGGACTCCAGccgttgggggaggggtggtcgggctccagccccctgccccaaccttccctcccccctcctccctcctccagcctgtgTATCTGGCCCGGTCCTTCTCAGAACCCTTCACTCCAAGTCCTACAGCATCAGGCTGAGCCATCCTCCAGCAAGGACCCCTCCTCACTCCTCATCTGAAGGTGAGAAGACCGGTGGAAGGATGCCTGGCTTTGGAATCCGTGTGACCTTGGCCCAGTGCATAGTGTGATGGAGCCTTGGTTCCATCATCTGTATAATAGGGACAGCACTCCTGACCTCAGAGGCAGTGTTGACCTGGTTTAGGAATGTGTGCACAGGGCTCTCCAGCTATTAGCTCATGACTAAGCCCATGGCTGTGCCCCACTCCCATCTAGTGCTTGCCTGGGTCCAGCTCCAGGGCAGTGACAATCACAAGGTGATTCTAAAGCAGAATaccaccccctccttcctcccctgctaCAGCTGCAGACATTTTGTTTTGCCATTAGAAGAGACTTACTTAAGGGAAGCAGAATTTTACAGGCAGTTTACAGGCTGGTCTTGTTCAGTAGTTTCCAAAAGTAGGGGGAGGTGGCGGCGGGAGCGACCGATAACTTGGGATGTAAGGTAAGTGAGAAGTGAGTTCTGTGAGATGGATGGACACTTTCACCGGAACAGCCATATGCCCCTGCGTGGGATTTCGATGTGGAGGCCCTGGCTCGACTCTGGCGGATCCAGCACCCTCGGTCCTCCTGGAACAACCAGAGCAGGGCTCAAGGTGGGGGCACCGGGCCTATTGGAGAACAGGCAACCCCAGGTCTAAAGAGGCTCTCAGCGGCTCCCACCGCCAAGCTCCCAGCAGACAAAGGCCGCGAAGCACCCTAAAAGCCTGGAGCGTCACTGCAGACCCAGTCTGGGAAGAGCCTGCAGAATCCGGCGGTCGGGTAGGGCGGGTGGTCCAGGCTAGAGCGGCCCGCGCGCGGCGCCGGGAGGCTGAGCCGCACCGCCGATGAGTACCGGGCGCGCGCAGGCGCGCGCGGAAAGGGAGCTCGGAGCGCTGGGCTGCGCCCTCAAGGGAGCCGGGTTGAACTGGTCTGGAATGGTGGTGGGGAAGTGGGCGTAGGGTCCTCTGGCAGGGTCGGCTTCGGCTCTTTTCTCCTACTCGCAGGGCCCACGGGGGTGCAGTTCCCTTTCTACCCGCCTTCCCTCCAAGACCGAATGAAGCAGTCAGGGCTCGGCAGTGGTTAGCACGCTCGTACTATGGTTTTAATGGATGTACATGGACAAGTCGATATAGACAGATTTATAATTCTATACAGTCAGTCCGACATACACAAGGACGCTGTAAACTGGGGCGCGGGCCGGAGAGCGGGTGTGCAAAGTGGGCACGGCGTGGGGCCCTGGCCGCTCCCCGAGCTCTCCCGGCTCGACTCTTGCACGGCGGGCGGTGAGGAGGCGGCTCCTCGCCGGACAGGCGGGCCACCTTCTAGCCGGGAGCTGAGGGGAGGGCCTGGGCTTGCTGCGAAGCTTGGGGGCTGGGATGCTCTGAGACGAGCACTCCGCATGCTCCCGCCTCGCCCGCACCGCCAGCTGCGGCTCGTTGGCCTTAAAGTAATCCTGCGGGGCAGGCAAGGGCTCTTCGAGGCGCGCCGGGGCCATTAGTACGGCTCCACGGCGAGATCCCGACCCTGGACTGGGTACCGTCATCCCTGGCCCAGCGCCCCTCCAACTTGGATCCGGATCGAGCTAAGGTATGCTTGGCCGGGCCTAGCTCGGAGGGGGCGTCTTGGTTCGCACCTGGCCGGGGTCCAGGCTTGCCGGCGGTCCGCGCTCCAGTTCGCAGGCGGGAACGCGGGCTACGGGGCGTCTCCTCCGGGCCGCCGGCCTCGGCGCTCGCCTCCCGCGCCGCGTCCCCTCCGCAGAGTGGCCCACCGGGCcccgagcgagcgagcgagcgagcacGCACCACCCGCGCCATCCCGAGGAAAATTGCAACTCATCCGTTTTTTCGCGGCACTTTTCTCCGACGTCTTTTTGCTTTGTCTCGTTTTGGAGGGCAGAGTGGGGTCCaggaaagcaaacacaaaaccaagccggaggtggggaggtggggagcagggggCCGCGCAGGCGCCAGGTCCTCCGCGCCCGCACCCGACCCGGTCCCGGCCCCGGCGCTGTGCCGGCCGCCGGCCCGCGTGGCCCGGCTGGGCGGTCAGCTGTTGTACTGGCACGCATTGAGGCCCGAGGCCGGGCCCTGCAGGCCGCCGTAGCCGAACGACGAGTGCTGCTTGGACTTGAGCCGCAGGCTGGCTAGGCTCGAGTTGCACGTGTCCCGGTAGACGCTGTAGGGCGAGGCGGGTGTGCCGTACGGGCAGCCGCCCGGTGACATGGCCGAGTTAAGCGAGGAGCCGGTGAGGTTGTTGATGTTGTTGAGGCCCGAGTTGGGCATGCCGGGCACAGCGCCCGGGCCCATGCTCGACGGCATGGTCATGGAGGAGATGGAGCTGGGGGCCGAGAACATGGACTGCGATGACAGCGGGCTCATGGAGTTGAAGAAGGTGAAGCTCTTGGTGGAGAGCGGCGCTGGTGCCAGGCTCTTAGCGGCCCAGTTGTTGTAGGAGTAGCCAGCGGCGTACACGTCCTCGTAGGGCTGCACCAAGCCGCTGAACTGCGGCACGTAGCCGCCCTTGCACAGGTCCAGCTGCTGGTTACGCTCGCGCTTCCGCCACTTGGCTCGCCGGTTCTTGAACCAGACCTAGGGGAGGGGGACAGGAGAAAGGTCAGGGCTGCCGAGGGCGGGAAGACGCCTccacctcccccgccccacccgaGGCCTCCGCCCGCTTCCTTCTCTCCGAATACCGTTTCTTTCTTCGATATTTCCACCCCTGCCTTCTCTCCATAATGGTTCCCTTCCTGTCTCCAGAAAATAttagtcttttcctttttctgatctTTATCCTCTTCCCCCAATTAAATCCGGTTTCTTCTCCTAATAcggatcctctttttttttttttaacaaatatttgttttctttcttcctctctcaacCAGGTCATCTTCTGCCTTCTCCCGCAAACAGTTCCCCATCTACCTCCTAAATACTCcatccattttcttcttcctcgaATACAAAAGgtagttttctttcctgaaatatACGACCTTGCGACTCCTCTCATTCTTCAGTCTATTTTTCATTCCTCAGATAGTCTGTTTCCATCTTTATCGGTAATATTTGATATTACCATTTCTGCCTCAAATGTTTATTTTCGTTCCGTCCACCCCACTATCTGAACCACTTTCTTCTCCCTCAAACAGTCCATTTTTCTTCGTTATCCCCCATTTTTGATCCTTTTGATTCTTCTGCAaatatttagtttgttttcttctttccaaatATCTGACCTTCCCTGTTTCTCTTAAATGGTTGATTCTTTAGTCTTCTCAAATACTTGATCCTTTTGCTTCTCCCTTAaatacttaatttcttttctgcTACCTAAATATACGCCAAATATgtttttctgcaaatatttaatttcctttcactTCTTACTAGTTTCTCTCTACTCTCCCCCTCCACTTTTCCTCACAAAATTCCGTTAGaacctcttcttttccaactcCCAGTGCTTGCCGATCCTCATCTAGTCCCAGTCCTTTGCCCTCCGCAGCCCTCGACCAGCCCCGGGCTGTATCCCGACCTCTCTTGCCGGACCCCTGCATCTCAGCCTTCTCCATCCCCAGCACTAACGTTGCCTGATTccacccccactccaccccacccgtACCACCGTAAACCCCAGGCAGGCTTAGTGAGTTCAGGATTACCGAATGCTGTCTTCACTCTCTATCCCACTGGGCTGGCCAGCCTGACTGGGGAGGGGTGAGAGCTGGGGTTATAGCAGGGAGTCTGTGGCCCAGGTGGGACTTTGGTTTAGCTTGGAACGTGCTCCCAATATCTGATTAAATATTTGCAGTACCCAGAGAAGAAGTGATTCTCTTGCTGCTCTGGCAGGACAGCCATGTTTTCACCGGGAACCAAGGGGTGAGAAGAGGGAGGGTGCAGTCCTGTCTTGAGTTGGAGACCTTACATCTCCAAAGGGATTCGGCCTGAGGCTCACTCATCCACCAGAGCTGCCCCCTCCTCACCTGAACCCAGCCCTACGGGAAAGGGCATTAGGGAAAGGGTTCAGCTAAGACTGGCCGAATGGCTGAGAAAGAGTCCGGTGGAGAATATCCTGAGATTTTGGAGAAGCAGCGTACGGGTGGGACCACTGCCCTAGGAAGTTTTGAGACCCCCCAAGCCTGCACTCTTATCAGGCCTCTCTCAGGCTGCCAGGCAGGATCTGCCTTTCCCTTTCGTTTTCGCGGGAAGGTGCCAGCGGCTCGGAGGTCCCCAGCAGCGGGGAATCCTCTGCTCAGTCTAGGGGGTAACAGCCGAGCGGGTTCTGGGCTCTGCAGGGCAGGGGAACATCCCTTGGGGACACAGGTCTTTGGGCGGGGGCTGCGGTAGAGCCCGAGGGTCAGGTAGGATGCGGGTCAGAGGGATCCGAGGCGGCAGCAGCCGAGGGGGGCTAGCACCAAACGGCTCTGCAGCAGCTGGGTAGACCGGGGCCTAAGGTGGAATTGCCTCCggtggagggagggagccggTCTGAGTGTGCGAAAGAGTGATAGTCTGAGCGCGGGTCTAAGCTTTCAAGGGCTGCGCTGGGCCGGCTGGCAGCCGTCTGCGCGGGTCCCCTTAGGCGCGCACCCCACGCTCACCCTCACGCGTGGCTCGGTGAGGTTGGTCCACACGGCGATCTCCTCCCGCATGCTCATGTCCGGGTAGCGGTTCCTCTGGAACGTGGCCTCCAGCTCTTGCAATTGCTGGCTTGTGAAGTGCGTGCGTTGCCGCCGCTGCTTCTTCTTCTTGGCGGGGTCCTCCACACCGCCGCAGCCTGCGCCGCCCGCACTGCTGTCCTCGGGCCCCTTGGGTTCCCTGCTGCGCTCCTTCTCTGAAGCAGGCAGGACAGGGCGCCAGTCACCTCGGGCTTATGCCCTTTTGCACCCCATCCCGGCTCCACCGAAGCGCTCGTGGTCAGCCCTGGTGGGGCCCGCCCTCCCGCCAGGGCCCCTGGAATTGTACCCATTGGAAAGAGTCCGCCTGTGCCGGGTAGGGTAGGCAGTAGTCACCTCTGATCAGGCTCGTCTGGGAGAAGAGCCCAGGAGTCGGAGACGTGGGCCTAGGTTCCTAGCTGCGCAGGGCCTGCTCTCACAGCTCGGCTCATGCTGGGGCTCTGCTGTTGATGTCACCcgaaaatgtacattttttaggACTCTTGGGGTTCTAAATCAGAGGGGGTCTCTGCTTTTCTGAACTAGGATCAAATCTTTCTAGCCTGAAGCTGGGGGGTGGGTGGAGCAAGAGCCAGGCAGTGGCCTGCAGCCCCTCCAATTTCTTCTCCCCAGGGCCGTGTGGGAGCCCCACCGGGCAGGCACAACACAGCCGGGTTCTCGGCCTTAGCTCCAGGCCTCAAGTCCCAAGGCACAGAAAATCCCTCTGGCAGCAGCCAGGCAGCCCAGACTCACAGACTCTGTCTAGGTGACCTGGGGCTCTAGCCTCTCTCTCTTTGAAGCTACACAAACAACATGCAGTTATAGAAACattgaaacataaagaaaaagaatttaaaaacaaaacacagaagccCAGAAAAGCTCACAGCTCTATGCCTAAAAACATAGAAAGGGtcacaaattcttaaaaataggcAGGTAGAAACACAGCAAATGCAGATTAAGAAGCCAGAAACCTCCGTGCAAACACACCCCTAACTAAATACAGTG
Protein-coding regions in this window:
- the PITX1 gene encoding pituitary homeobox 1; this encodes MDAFKGGMSLERLPEGLRPPPPPPPPDMGPAFHLARAADPREPLENSASESSDTELPEKERSREPKGPEDSSAGGAGCGGVEDPAKKKKQRRQRTHFTSQQLQELEATFQRNRYPDMSMREEIAVWTNLTEPRVRVWFKNRRAKWRKRERNQQLDLCKGGYVPQFSGLVQPYEDVYAAGYSYNNWAAKSLAPAPLSTKSFTFFNSMSPLSSQSMFSAPSSISSMTMPSSMGPGAVPGMPNSGLNNINNLTGSSLNSAMSPGGCPYGTPASPYSVYRDTCNSSLASLRLKSKQHSSFGYGGLQGPASGLNACQYNS